The Salvelinus alpinus chromosome 28, SLU_Salpinus.1, whole genome shotgun sequence genome includes a window with the following:
- the LOC139557600 gene encoding C4b-binding protein alpha chain-like, which produces MQPSNVCWSLTIWMVQLVLIVLTVQAENCTKPIGGPNMVLSDAFITQETFVDGAKVTFQCAIGYANTGRSPSVTCTAGVWSEVKLTCERKSCGTPGEVMNGQFNLSEGILFGDKAVATCNTGYMLVGSGVRTCMDGGWDGRLPVCEVMKCGKPPNIVNGGPVVPPEDTYDYGSVVQYGCEKDYTLVGTKSISCRENGEFQPAPPECKMVSCPPFVVENGVRIEGRPPYTHKSFVTYGCNAGYEMEGQDSLTCEIEGWSAPYPTCKAKNCTKPIGGPNMVLSDAFITQETFVDGAKVTFQCAIGYANTGRSPSVTCTAGVWSEVKLTCERKSCGTPGEVMNGRFNLSEGILFGDKAVATCNTGYMLVGSGVRTCMDGGWDGRLPVCEVMKCGKPPNIVNGGPVVPPEDTYDYGSVVQYGCEKDYTLVGTKSISCRENGEFQPAPPECKMVSCPPPVVENGVWIAGRPPYTHKSFVTYGCNAGYEMEGQDSLTCEIEGWSAPYPTCKVRVPDATHTTPDPNNNAGKIGSVVGVLVPSLLLYLSLLLLH; this is translated from the exons ATGCAGCCCTCTAACGTCTGTTGGTCCTTGACGATATGGATGGTCCAGCTGGTCTTGATTGTTCTCACTGTTCAAG CTGAAAACTGCACCAAACCCATAGGAGGGCCAAACATGGTTTTGTCAGATGCCTTCATCACGCAAGAGACATTTGTAGATGGCGCAAAAGTCACTTTTCAGTGTGCAATTGGATATGCCAATACAGGACGGTCTCCTTCAGTCACCTGTACTGCTGGCGTGTGGAGTGAAGTAAAACTGACATGCGAAA GGAAGTCGTGTGGCACCCCAGGAGAAGTGATGAACGGCCAGTTTAATCTCTCTGAGGGGATCTTGTTTGGAGACAAGGCAGTTGCTACCTGTAACACTGG CTATATGCTTGTGGGCAGCGGTGTAAGGACCTGTATGGATGGAGGCTGGGATGGCAGACTTCCTGTATGTGAAG TGATGAAGTGTGGAAAGCCCCCAAACATTGTCAACGGTGGGCCTGTTGTCCCACCTGAAGATACGTATGACTATGGAAGTGTAGTGCAATATGGCTGTGAGAAGGATTACACTCTGGTTGGAACTAAATCCATATCCTGCCGTGAGAATGGAGAATTCCAGCCAGCTCCACCTGAGTGTAAAA TGGTCTCATGTCCTCCTTTTGTTGTTGAGAATGGCGTTCGGATTGAAGGCCGTCCCCCCTATACGCACAAGTCTTTTGTGACGTATGGGTGTAACGCTGGATATGAGATGGAGGGACAAGACAGTCTGACCTGTGAAATAGAAGGCTGGTCAGCTCCTTACCCAACATGCAAAG CTAAAAACTGCACCAAACCCATAGGAGGGCCAAACATGGTTTTGTCAGATGCCTTCATCACGCAAGAGACATTTGTAGATGGTGCAAAAGTCACTTTTCAGTGTGCAATTGGATATGCCAATACAGGACGGTCTCCTTCAGTCACCTGTACTGCTGGCGTGTGGAGTGAAGTGAAACTGACATGCGAAA GGAAGTCGTGTGGCACCCCAGGAGAAGTGATGAACGGCCGGTTTAATCTCTCTGAGGGGATCTTGTTTGGAGACAAGGCAGTTGCTACCTGTAACACTGG CTATATGCTTGTGGGCAGCGGTGTAAGGACCTGTATGGATGGAGGCTGGGATGGCAGACTTCCTGTATGTGAAG TGATGAAGTGTGGAAAGCCCCCAAACATTGTCAACGGTGGGCCTGTTGTCCCACCTGAAGATACGTATGACTATGGAAGTGTAGTGCAATATGGCTGTGAGAAGGATTACACTCTGGTTGGAACTAAATCCATATCCTGCCGTGAGAATGGAGAATTCCAGCCAGCTCCACCTGAGTGTAAAA TGGTCTCATGTCCTCCTCCTGTTGTTGAGAATGGCGTTTGGATTGCAGGCCGTCCCCCCTATACGCACAAGTCTTTTGTGACGTATGGGTGTAACGCTGGATATGAGATGGAGGGACAAGACAGTCTGACCTGTGAAATAGAAGGCTGGTCAGCTCCTTACCCAACATGCAAAG TTCGTGTACCTGACGCCACTCATACAACCCCAGACCCCAACA ACAATGCTGGGAAAATAGGCAGTGTTGTAGGTGTACTTG TGCCAAGTCTTCTACTTTACCTCAGTCTCCTCCTGCTTCATTGA